In Bombina bombina isolate aBomBom1 chromosome 6, aBomBom1.pri, whole genome shotgun sequence, a single genomic region encodes these proteins:
- the LOC128663607 gene encoding uncharacterized protein LOC128663607 isoform X1 has product MQKKLLKMTARSRRIPKRFLTDDETLWKTRAIRAQKRLKLLEKRQGEKQKKQETVLEQKAAVTPPERERMQEGNKRDKVGKVNNGAGDKEVEGSTTGPQGMAAADKEGQDGHRVSHKKHGKQMYYSDSSESSSDSSTDDDFEDDKRNGRGHRKILKIVRKLYAKQEKNKVVKEGYEDGDSSDNVVNLDDEVAATKLLPLPTHLKAKVVRKAQRGRYVDVFEMTREALAVKSNEGRGRRAKQTFPEWVKGMVIYAECFLTANPDKMKGVLRYIHLIAECYTTYGGFAWKDYDREFRKGNIQLGGKGRKDFGVKILDTWTRVMKVPEAQGRPIGQGKTFRTEAKECWAFNDKRCDRGNSCKYKHACRHCGGAHPGVDCRKGNANNNSKFSFRGHGGNGSGGGMAGNGQNTAEGR; this is encoded by the exons ATGCAGAAGAAGTTGCTGAAGATGACGGCCAGAAGCAGGAGAATTCCCAAACGGTTCCTTACAGATGATGAGACCCTCTGGAAGACGAGAGCAATCCGGGCTCAGAAGAGATTGAAGCTCCTGGAAAAaaggcagggagagaaacagaagaAGCAGGAGACGGTCTTGGAGCAGAAGGCAGCGGTAACCCCCCCTGAGAGAGAGCGGATGCAAGAGGGTAAC AAGAGAGACAAAGTGGGTAAAGTGAACAATGGAGCAGGTGACAAAGAGGTCGAAGGGAGCACGACAGGGCCGCAGGGAATGGCGGCAGCAGACAAGGAAGGACAAGACGGGCATCGTGTGAGCCATAAGAAACACGGTAAGCAAATGTATTATAGTGACAGTAGTGAATCTTCGTCAGATAGTTCCACGGATGATGACTTTGAGGATGATAAGCGTAATGGGAGGGGgcatagaaaaatcttgaaaattgTAAGAAAGTTATATGCTAAGCAAGAGAAAAATAAGGTGGTGAAGGAAGGGTATGAGGACGGGGACAGCAGTGATAATGTGGTGAATTTAGACGATGAAGTAGCAGCGACCAAGCTCTTACCCCTTCCCACACATTTAAAAGCGAAGGTTGTTAGGAAAGCGCAGAGAGGACGGTATGTGGATGTGTTTGAAATGACTAGGGAAGCTTTGGCGGTCAAATCTAATGAGGGAAGGGGGAGAAGGGCAAAGCAGACATTTCCAGAATGGGTGAAAGGGATGGTCATATATGCAGAATGTTTTCTAACGGCCAATCCAGATAAGATGAAAGGGGtgctgagatacatacatttaatagCGGAATGCTACACCACATACGGGGGTTTCGCATGGAAGGATTATGATAGGGAATTTAGGAAAGGAAATATACAATTGGGAGGTAAAGGTAGGAAGGATTTTGGGGTAAAAATACTAGATACATGGACGAGGGTGATGAAGGTCCCTGAAGCACAAGGTAGGCCCATAGGGCAAGGGAAAACATTCAGAACAGAGGCAAAGGAATGCTGGGCGTTTAATGACAAGAGGTGCGACAGGGGGAATTCATGTAAATATAAGCACGCATGTAGGCATTGTGGCGGAGCGCACCCAGGAGTGGATTGTAGGAAGGGTAATGCCAATAACAATAGCAAGTTTTCCTTTCGAGGGCACGGGGGCAACGGTAGCGGAGGAGGAATGGCGGGTAATGGCCAAAACACCGCTGAGGGTAGATAG
- the LOC128663607 gene encoding uncharacterized protein LOC128663607 isoform X2 produces the protein MQKKLLKMTARSRRIPKRFLTDDETLWKTRAIRAQKRLKLLEKRQGEKQKKQETVLEQKAAVTPPERERMQEGNKRDKVGKVNNGAGDKEVEGSTTGPQGMAAADKEGQDGHRVSHKKHDSREQ, from the exons ATGCAGAAGAAGTTGCTGAAGATGACGGCCAGAAGCAGGAGAATTCCCAAACGGTTCCTTACAGATGATGAGACCCTCTGGAAGACGAGAGCAATCCGGGCTCAGAAGAGATTGAAGCTCCTGGAAAAaaggcagggagagaaacagaagaAGCAGGAGACGGTCTTGGAGCAGAAGGCAGCGGTAACCCCCCCTGAGAGAGAGCGGATGCAAGAGGGTAAC AAGAGAGACAAAGTGGGTAAAGTGAACAATGGAGCAGGTGACAAAGAGGTCGAAGGGAGCACGACAGGGCCGCAGGGAATGGCGGCAGCAGACAAGGAAGGACAAGACGGGCATCGTGTGAGCCATAAGAAACACG atTCAAGAGAGCAGTAA